The region TAAACGTCGTTATGCTTCAGTAGGTGACGTTATCGTTGCTTCTGTTAAAAAAGCGACACCAACTGCTAAAGTTAAAAAAGGTAAAGTTGTAAAAGCTGTTATCGTTAGAACTTCTAAAGAGATTCACCGTGAAAATGGTTCTCTTATTCGTTTTGATGATAATGCAGCTGTTATACTAGATGACAAGAGAGAGCCTATTGGTACTCGTATTTTTGGACCTGTTGGTCGTGAAGTACGTTACGCAGGATTCATGAAAATTGTATCTCTTGCACCGGAGGTTGTTTAATGGCAAAATTTAATTTCAAAAAAGGCGATACTGTAGAAATTATCGCTGGTGACGATCGCGGAACTAAAGCAAAAGTACTTGAAGTATTACCTAAGAAAAATAAGGTAATTGTTGAGGGTTGTAAAGTTGCTAAGAAAGCTATCAAACCAACTGAAGATAACACTAAAGGCGGACATATCAATAAAGAGATGCCGATAGATGTTTCAAATGTACGTAAAGTGGAGGCATAATTAGATGGCTCGTTTAAAAGAAAAATATTTAGGTTTAAAATCTGAACTTCAAGCTGAACTAGGTATTGCTAACCCAATGCAAACTCCAAAAGTAGATAAAATTATTATCTCTGTTGGTGCTGGTTTTGCAATGAAAGATAATAAACTTATCCAAAATATTGAAGATACGATTACTAAAATTGCTGGTCAAAAAGCAAGTACTGTAATAGCTAAAAAATCAGTTGCTGGTTTTAAAGTTCGTGAGGGAATGCCTGTAGGTATTCGTGTAACTCTTCGTGGTGAAAATATGTATAACTTCTTAGATCGTCTAGTATCTATCGCACTTCCACGTGTGAAAGATTTCCGTGGTGTTCCAAGAAATGGTTTTGATGGTCGTGGTAACTATAACTTTGGTCTTCAAGAGCAACTAATTTTCCCAGAGATTTCTTATGATTCAATCATGCAAATTCATGGTATGAATATCACAGTTGTAACAACTGCTGATTCAGATAAGGCAGGATTTGCTCTTTTAGAGAAAATGGGTATGCCTTTTACTAAAGGGAGTAACTAATGGCTAAGAAATCAATGATTGCTAAAGCAGCACGTGAACCTAAGTTTAAAGTACGTGGATACACAAGATGTCAAATCTGTGGTCGTCCACATTCAGTACTTCGTGACTTTGGTATTTGTCGTGTTTGTTTTAGAAAAATGGCAAACGAGGGATTAATCCCAGGTGTTAGAAAGTCTTCTTGGTAGGCAATAGCTTATTCAATTAGAAACTACTATTCATTCGCAGTTTAAAATTTTAAATTTTAAACTTGCAACAGATAAGGAATAATAAATGGCAATAAATGACTTAGTGTCAGATGCGTTAACTCGTGTTCGTAATGCAGGTATGAGAAGATTACCAGTTACTACTTTAGTTCACTCTAAGAGTGTTGAAGCATTAGCAAATATCTTAGTAGATAAAGGTTATATTGAGAGTTGTAACGTTGTTGAAGATGGCGTTAAAAAAACTATCAAAGTTGTACTTAAGTACAATGACGAAGGTAAAACTGTAATTAATGAACTTCAAAGAGTTTCTAAGCCTGGTAGACGTGTTTACAAAGGTAAAGAAGACATAAAAAGATTCAAAAATGGTTACGGAACTATTATTGTTAGTACATCACACGGCGTTCTACCAAATGACAAAGCTTATGAGCTTGGTATTGGTGGTGAAGTTATGTGTACAGTTTGGTAGGGAGATAGCATGTCAAGAATTGGTAAATTACCTGTAGAATTTGCTAGCGATATTAACGTTAGTTCAAATGAAAATGTTATAACTTTTGCTAAAGGCAAAAATAGTGTTGATTTAGATACAAAAGGAAATGTTGCTTTCGCTTTAGAAGGTAATACTTTAACTTTTTCTACTTTATCAGATGCTCGTGAGCATAGAGCTTTTTGGGGAACATATAGAGCATTAGCTCAAAATATTGTTACTGGTTTAGCTACTGGTTATTCTAGACAATTAGAAATCAATGGTGTTGGTTATCGTGCTTCTGTTAATGGAAGTGTACTTAATCTTCAACTTGGTCACTCTCATGATATTAATTATGAATTGCCAGAAGGTTTAGAAGCTACTGTAGAAAAGAATGTTATAACTCTAAAAAGCCATGACAAGCAAATGCTTGGTCAAGCTGCTGCTGAGATTAGAGCATTCCGTCCACCAGAGCCTTATAAAGGTAAAGGTGTTAAATACATGGAAGAGCATATCGTGCGTAAAGCCGGTAAAACTGCTAAGAAATAAGGGAGGAGTATAAATGAATGCTAAAGTATTAAAATCGAAAATTGCTAATCGTTTAAAGCGTAAGCGTCGTATTCGTGCAAAAATATCTGGTTGTGCTTCACTTCCTCGTGTTTCTGTATTTCGTTCAAATCGTTATTTGAGTGTACAAGCTATTGATGATGCATCTGCAACAACACTATGCGCACTAAACTCAAAAGAGAGCGGTCATAAATCAAATAAAGAAGGTGCAGCTGCCCTTGCTGAAGCATTTGCTGCTAAGCTTAAGTCTGCTAACATTTCTGAAGTTGTATTTGATCGTAATGGTTACCAATATCACGGCGTAATTGCTGCATTTGGTGACGCACTTCGTGCAAACGAAATTAAGTTCTAGGGGTTATGATGGAAATCAATAGAGAAGAATTTGAAGAAGCGATTGTAAATATTGGTCGTGTTACTAAGGTTGTTAAGGGTGGTAGAAGATTTCGTTTTACTGCACTTATAGTAGTTGGTAATAAAAATGGTACTGTAGGTTACGGTATGGGTAAGG is a window of uncultured Sulfurimonas sp. DNA encoding:
- the rplN gene encoding 50S ribosomal protein L14; this translates as MIQSFTRLVVADNTGAKEIMCIKVLGGSKRRYASVGDVIVASVKKATPTAKVKKGKVVKAVIVRTSKEIHRENGSLIRFDDNAAVILDDKREPIGTRIFGPVGREVRYAGFMKIVSLAPEVV
- the rplE gene encoding 50S ribosomal protein L5, with the protein product MARLKEKYLGLKSELQAELGIANPMQTPKVDKIIISVGAGFAMKDNKLIQNIEDTITKIAGQKASTVIAKKSVAGFKVREGMPVGIRVTLRGENMYNFLDRLVSIALPRVKDFRGVPRNGFDGRGNYNFGLQEQLIFPEISYDSIMQIHGMNITVVTTADSDKAGFALLEKMGMPFTKGSN
- the rplR gene encoding 50S ribosomal protein L18, which codes for MNAKVLKSKIANRLKRKRRIRAKISGCASLPRVSVFRSNRYLSVQAIDDASATTLCALNSKESGHKSNKEGAAALAEAFAAKLKSANISEVVFDRNGYQYHGVIAAFGDALRANEIKF
- a CDS encoding type Z 30S ribosomal protein S14, producing MAKKSMIAKAAREPKFKVRGYTRCQICGRPHSVLRDFGICRVCFRKMANEGLIPGVRKSSW
- the rplF gene encoding 50S ribosomal protein L6 produces the protein MSRIGKLPVEFASDINVSSNENVITFAKGKNSVDLDTKGNVAFALEGNTLTFSTLSDAREHRAFWGTYRALAQNIVTGLATGYSRQLEINGVGYRASVNGSVLNLQLGHSHDINYELPEGLEATVEKNVITLKSHDKQMLGQAAAEIRAFRPPEPYKGKGVKYMEEHIVRKAGKTAKK
- the rplX gene encoding 50S ribosomal protein L24 produces the protein MAKFNFKKGDTVEIIAGDDRGTKAKVLEVLPKKNKVIVEGCKVAKKAIKPTEDNTKGGHINKEMPIDVSNVRKVEA
- the rpsH gene encoding 30S ribosomal protein S8, whose translation is MAINDLVSDALTRVRNAGMRRLPVTTLVHSKSVEALANILVDKGYIESCNVVEDGVKKTIKVVLKYNDEGKTVINELQRVSKPGRRVYKGKEDIKRFKNGYGTIIVSTSHGVLPNDKAYELGIGGEVMCTVW